The nucleotide sequence GCTGCTGCTGATTCTTTTCAAAATACAGCCCGCCGATATTGTTGTACAGCTCAGGATCAAAATCATACCGCCAGGCAAATTGATACCATTTAGGCCCAACCCAGACATAGCGTGCCCCAAGGGTATTTCTTGTCTCTCCCTTGGTGGCATTCAGAGTAATATTCGATCCATAAACGCCTCCTCTAATTTTAATATTGGAACCTACTCCATACATTTCAAGAGTTTCGTTTGAGTAAAGAAAGGCATCTATAATCTTTGGAGTATTGCTGTACTCATTATTATTTGCGACAAGCATGCTGCCGTTGCTCAAGATAACAGCTGTTCCGCCGCTTACATTGTTGAGATTTTCAATTGAAGTATTCTTTTCTACATAAACCGTTCCGTTAGTATTAAAATCTGATCGGATATCTGCTGCATCCGAGATATACATTTGTCCCTGGAGTTTCAGATTTGATATCGCAGCTTTTCCGTTAATATAGACATAGCTGTTGGGGTTTGTTAATTCGATGGTGCCCTTTAAATCCGCCTGTCCATTAATAAAGACATTGCCGCTTGTAATGAGCCTGCTTGCTTCTCCCATAGTGAAATTGCCTTCCATTAAAACATCGCCGGCTACGTTAAGAACACCCGTCAATTCAAGATTCTGAAGAAACTTTTTGCTGGTATTGTGAAGGGTGCTGCCTGAAAGGAGGGTGTCATTCAAACCGTTTGCAATTTGTCCTCTTCTTGCTGTAAATGCTGCATGCTTTTCATTGATCCGGCTCAGGATGTTAATCTGGTTTGTTGAGACAATCGCATCTCGTATTCTTGGAGGCGTCACAAAATAACTCGGCAGGCTGCCTGAATTCGCAACGGGCCGGAAATTTGCGGCAGCAGTATTGGAAAAAGAGCTGTTATAAAAATATTTGGATGGATAAGTCTGACCGGAAGAGTCCTGGCCTTTTACTGTCATATCACCCTGTATCGACGGATAAACGGTTCCGGGATAATACGTTGAGCCAGATTGGATGAATTTGCCCCTGCTGCCTAAATAAAGCCTTTGCTGTACAAAGATATTTCCTTTAATATCCACAGCGCCATTCAGCGTTAAATCTCCATTTGTTACAACACCGTAGTTGAAAATATCCGCAATAGTGGACACCTTGAGAGTTCGCTTCAATTGCTTTCCGGAACTCTCAGGACCGACTGGAGCTGCTATATCAACCGTTTGAACAAACAGATTGTTGGTTGCAGAAATCGGCTTTAAGATTTTTCCGGTTACCTCAATTCCTGATCGCTGCTCAATTCTTGACTCCAAGCTGCTCAATTTGGTGAGCAGAGTCTGAGAATTCAGCGCTTCATTGTTGATGTTTTCCAATAGAACTTCATATTCTGCCGAAGCTTCGTCAAGGAGTTTCTCCGCTTTGGTCATATCCTCAAGGTACGTTTTCGAATGCTTTACAAATGCCTGAGAGCTTATCGTAATGCTGAGAAGTGAAATACCCAGAATCGAAACTAATGTAAAAACCATCAGCACATTAAGCAGTGCATAGCCGTTCTGATTTAATTTTTTCAAACCAATCACCTCAATCTGCCAGGTTATATATTTTCAGGATTTCATACGGTTTTGAATCAGTGTTTTTTTCTTTCAGGACCAGCTTGCAGATCAATTGGGAGGAGTCGTCTGAGATGAAAAAATGGCTGCCTTCTAATGAAATGTTTTCATTATTGACGGGTTTTCCGTCAATGCTCAAATTTCCGCCAGAAAAAATAACCGGAATGGGCGTTCTTGTTTCATCTAATAAATTTGAAGGATTAACCGTTTTAGTGACTTTAACGGGAGTGACTTTTGTAAGCTCTTGTCCTTTTAAATCTCCAAGTCCAAACTCATCTGCGTTCTCAAGCGCCTTGTTTAAAGAGTCGACAATCAGTACCGCTTCATTTCTGAGATTGGTTTTAG is from Bacillus sp. FSL H8-0547 and encodes:
- a CDS encoding prepilin-type N-terminal cleavage/methylation domain-containing protein codes for the protein MKKILLNQNGITLIELLLVLALSSIILTMSTGFLMSMMKAGESTLSKTNLRNEAVLIVDSLNKALENADEFGLGDLKGQELTKVTPVKVTKTVNPSNLLDETRTPIPVIFSGGNLSIDGKPVNNENISLEGSHFFISDDSSQLICKLVLKEKNTDSKPYEILKIYNLAD